The Erinaceus europaeus chromosome 17, mEriEur2.1, whole genome shotgun sequence nucleotide sequence CCAGAAATACTGTGTTTTTAAGATTCATGAAAAagttaatgaaaatatttttttcaatctaGAAATATTGTTACAAAAAAGCCCTCATTTCATACCAGTGATTCAAATTATGGATGTTACAGGGCAGGGATATCTTCACCTCCTGGATAGAGCTCTCTATCAAGAAGGATGTCAGACCCCAACATCAGTGTTGGCAGCCTCCCAGCAGCTCTCTTCCTGACCGGGATCCCTGGACTGGAGTGGGCCCACAGTTGGATTGCCATCCCCTTCTGTGTCATGTATCTGGTAGCGCTGGCTGGCAATGCTGCCCTTATCCTGGTCATTGCCTTAGACAGTGCTCTTCATGCACCCATGTACCTGTTCCTTTGTATTCTTTCACTCACTGACCTAGCTCTCAGCTCCACCACTGTGCCCAAAATGCTGGCCATTCTGTGGTTCCATGCTGGTGATATTTCCTTTGGTGGGTGCCTGGCCCAGATGTTCTGTGTCCATTCTATCTATGCTCTGGAGTCTTCGGTTCTTCTTGCCATGGCCTTCGATCGGTATGTGGCTATCTGCAACCCACTAAGATACACAACCATTCTCAACCACATTGTCATAGGCAGAATCGGTCTTGCTGGGATATTCCGTAGTGTGGCCATTGTGTCCCCTTTCATCTACTTGCTAAAGCGACTGCCCTACTGTGGGCACCGTGTCATGGCACACACATACTGTGAGCACATGGGCATTGCTCGACTGGCCTGTGCCAACATCACTGTCAATATTGTCTATGGACTGACTGTGGCTCTTCTGGCCATGGGTCTCGATTCCATTCTCATTAGTGTTTCCTATGGCTTTATTCTACGTGCCGTCTTTCGACTTCCATCACGTGATGCCCAGCATAAGGCTCTGAGTACCTGTGGTTCCCACCTTGGGGTCATTCTAGTCTTCTACATCCctgcctttttctccttcctcaccCACCGCTTTGGCCAACACAGAGTCCCCAAGCATGTGCACATCTTTCTGGCTAACCTTTATGTGTTGGTGCCTCCTGTTCTCAACCCAATCATCTATGGAGCTCGGACCAAGGAGATTCGGTCTCGACTTCTAAAACTGCTTCACTTGGGGAAACTTTCACTATAaatctggacaggacagagatgttCACATGAGAGGAACCAAAAGAGAAAGTTAGGGTCAGGGAGGCAATACAATGGTAGAGTACAAGActttcacaaaagaattctaggTTTAATCCCAGTACTACCAAtagagctggttaaaaaaaaaaatcagggagtcgggcggtggtagcacagtgggttaagtgcatgtggtacaaagcgcaaagacctgcgcaaggatcccagttcgagcccccagctccccacctgcaagagagtcatttcacaagcggtgaagcagatctgcaggtatcttcctctcctcctctctgtcttcccctcctctctccatttctctctgtcctatccaacaactgtgacatcagtaacaaccacaataataactacaacaataaaaaggcaacaaaatgaaaaataaataaatttttttaaaaatcagatgatTGGAGAATTCAATATTCATAATGAACATACTACAAACTTGAGGTTCTTGAGAAATTCACTCCAAAAAGGTGATAATATTTTTACTGCAGGGATGTATGTAGATATGGAATTATCCCATCAACATTTGTTGAAATTATTCTTGCCTCACTGGAAAGTCTTGGTAACCCTGTGAAAAGAAACTGACCATAGATTTTTGGGCTTCCTTCTGACTCTCGATTCTACTCCAATTGTTAATACTTACATTAGTTCAGCAATGTGTTGATTTACAATAAATCTTGATATCAGGAAGTATGAATGCTTCTTTTTCAAGACTGCTTTGGCTATTCTGTGTTGATTCTTtagtcttttctctccctctctctttgaccAAGaaaaagtgaggagagagagagagagagagagagagagagagagagagagagagagaactgcagctctgcttcaccactcataaaacattccccctgcaggtgggaaccaggggcttgaacccaggtccttgcatactttaatgtgagcacttaaccaggtgcaacacagcCTAGTCCTTCGTTATTCTATGTTCTTACAAGTTACAAATACATTTTGGAAGCTCATCAATACCAGAATAAAAAGGAAGTTGGTAGTTTGATGCTTTAAAGCTTGAAACCTGAGAATAATGTGAAGAGTATTAACAACATTAAGACTTTGAATGTTGGAATACAAGGGCCTTTCAATTTACATTTCTTCTTTCAGCTATATTTTTATTGAAGAGGCATTTATTCTATAGTAGGCTTTGAAACTTTAtcctaaaattatatatatatatatatatatatatatatattctaagttttcaattctgtttcattgtatatatatttttatttcaaatacaaCAAAGCCTTAGTTACTATATTTATACacattgttttatatatatatatatatatatatatgatttaatatTTCTTAGTATAGCTTGAAGTCAAGGAGCAtg carries:
- the LOC103122818 gene encoding olfactory receptor 52D1 — translated: MSDPNISVGSLPAALFLTGIPGLEWAHSWIAIPFCVMYLVALAGNAALILVIALDSALHAPMYLFLCILSLTDLALSSTTVPKMLAILWFHAGDISFGGCLAQMFCVHSIYALESSVLLAMAFDRYVAICNPLRYTTILNHIVIGRIGLAGIFRSVAIVSPFIYLLKRLPYCGHRVMAHTYCEHMGIARLACANITVNIVYGLTVALLAMGLDSILISVSYGFILRAVFRLPSRDAQHKALSTCGSHLGVILVFYIPAFFSFLTHRFGQHRVPKHVHIFLANLYVLVPPVLNPIIYGARTKEIRSRLLKLLHLGKLSL